One region of Glycine max cultivar Williams 82 chromosome 9, Glycine_max_v4.0, whole genome shotgun sequence genomic DNA includes:
- the LOC100818526 gene encoding adipocyte plasma membrane-associated protein, which yields MQNWYLDVLEASSHGQVLKYNPTSNETVIFLNNVVAFANGVALSKDEDYLVACEIWKYRCIRHWLKGANKGITDVLIENLPGAPDNINLAPDGSFWIPLILLTSKGLEFVHKYKTTKHLVDSFPRLIVVNVATDGKIIREFDDADWKVITFVTSALEFEDHLYLGNLNCNFLG from the exons ATGCAAAATTGGTATTTGGATGTGCTAGAGGCAAGCTCTCATGGACAAGTTCTCAAGTACAATCCCACATCAAATGAGACTGTTATTTTCCTCAATAATGTTGTTGCCTTTGCCAATGGGGTTGCACTCTCCAAGGACGAAGATTATCTTGTGGCATGTGAAATTTGGAA ATATAGGTGTATAAGGCATTGGTTAAAAGGAGCAAACAAAGGCATAACAGATGTTTTAATTGAAAACCTCCCTGGTGCACCTGATAACATCAATCTTGCTCCTGATGGATCTTTCTGGATCCCTTTGATTCTG TTGACTTCTAAAGGACTGGAGTTTGTGCACAAGTACAAGACAACCAAGCACCTGGTTGATTCATTTCCAAGGCTAATTGTGGTGAATGTGGCAACTGATGGCAAGATTATTAGAGAGTTTGATGATGCTGATTGGAAGGTTATTACTTTTGTGACTTCAGCTTTGGAGTTCGAGGACCACCTTTACTTGGGTAATCTTAATTGCAACTTTCTTGGATAA
- the LOC100798788 gene encoding protein STRICTOSIDINE SYNTHASE-LIKE 4 has translation MASNLIRVSTSLVLVVLVALTVQIFYISPIDPVLLDIKPAPSTKDNQLQNIIKLGEGLLKEPEDVVVDKEGTLYTATRDGWIKRLRRNNGKWENWKHIDSHTLLGIATAKEGGLIVCDTSKGLLKVTEEDGFSVLVSHVNGSQLRFADDVIEGSNGNVYFSVVSTKFDLQDWYLDVLEARPRGQVLKYNPTSNETVIVLDNVAFANGVALSKDEDYLVVCETWKYRCLRHWLEGANKGTTDIFIENLPGAPDNINLAPDGSFWIALIQLTSEGFEFVHNYKITKHLVASFPRLINLVNGCKKKATVVNVATNGRIIRKLDDSDGKVINFVTSAVEFEDHLYLGSLNSNFVGKLPLYSA, from the exons ATGGCTTCCAATCTGATTAGAGTGAGCACAAGCTTGGTTCTAGTAGTTTTAGTAGCTCTCACAGTTCAAATTTTCTACATTTCACCCATAGATCCAGTTTTGCTGGATATAAAACCTGCTCCTTCAACCAAAGACAATCAATTACAG AATATCATTAAGCTTGGAGAAGGACTTTTGAAGGAACCAGAAGATGTTGTTGTAGATAAAGAAGGGACTCTCTATACAGCTACTCGAGATGGTTGGATTAAAAGATTGCGCAGGAATAATGGAAAATGGGAGAATTGGAAGCATATAGATAGTCATACTTTGCTAGGAATCGCAACAGCAAAAGAAGGTGGTCTCATTGTTTGTGATACTTCCAAG GGTTTGCTCAAGGTTACAGAAGAAGATGGTTTTAGTGTTCTTGTTTCACACGTAAATGGTTCTCAGTTAAG GTTTGCAGACGATGTGATAGAAGGCTCAAACGGGAATGTATATTTTAGTGTTGTTAGTACAAAATTTGATCTTCAAGATTGGTATTTGGATGTGTTAGAGGCAAGACCTCGTGGACAAGTTCTCAAGTACAATCCCACATCAAATGAGACTGTTATTGTTCTTGATAATGTTGCATTTGCCAACGGCGTTGCACTCTCTAAGGACGAAGATTATCTTGTGGTTTGTGAAACTTGGAA ATACAGGTGTTTGAGGCATTGGTTAGAAGGAGCAAACAAAGGCACAACagatattttcattgaaaaccTTCCTGGTGCACCTGATAATATCAATCTTGCTCCCGATGGATCCTTCTGGATCGCTTTGATTCAG TTGACTTCTGAAGGATTTGAGTTTGTCCACAACTACAAGATAACTAAGCACTTGGTTGCATCGTTTCCAAGGCTAATTAACCTTGTCAATGGCTGCAAGAAGAAAGCAACGGTGGTGAATGTGGCAACTAATGGCAGGATAATAAGAAAGCTTGATGATAGTGATGGGAAGGTGATTAATTTTGTGACTTCAGCTGTGGAGTTTGAGGACCACCTTTACCTTGGTAGTCTTAATTCCAACTTTGTTGGAAAATTACCATTGTATAGTGCATAG